The region CGCGACCGCGCGGACGCCGCCCCCGACCGGCCCACCGCCTTCCTGGCCACCCTGGGCCCGGTCGCCGCGCACACCGCCCGGGCCTCCTTCGCCGCCAACCTGCTGGCCGCGGGCGGGATCGCCGCCCACCAGCCCGGCCCCCTGGAGTCCGCCGACGACGCCGCGCGCGCCTTCGCGGAGTCCGGCCTGCGGGTGGCCGTGCTGTGCTCCTCCGAGAAGCTCTACGCCGAGCACGCCCCGTCCGTGGTCGCGGCACTGCGGGACGCGGGCGCCGAACGCGTCCTGCTGGCGGGCGCCCCGCGCGAACTCGGGGTGGACGCCTTCCTGCACCAGGGGGGCGACGCCGTCGCCCTCCTCACCGAACTCGTCGACCTGACGGCCCCGAAGGGGGAGGAAGCATGATCCCCGACCTGTCCACCGTGGCCCCCGGCGAGCCGGAGCCCTCCGGCGACGGCGCCGCCTGGGCCGCCGCCGTCGAGGCCGCCACCGGCAAGGCCCCCGACGCCCTGGAGTGGGAGACCCCCGAGGGCATCGCCGTCAAGCCGCTCTACACCCCGGCGGACCGCGCGGGCCTGGACTTCGTCGACGGCCTCCCCGGCATCCCGCCGTACCTGCGCGGCCCCTACCCGACCATGTACGTCAACCAGCCGTGGACCATCCGCCAGTACGCTGGCTTCTCCACGGCGGAGGAGTCCAACGCCTTCTACCGCCGCAACCTCGCGGCCGGGCAGAAGGGCCTGTCGGTCGCCTTCGACCTGGCCACCCACCGCGGCTACGACTCCGACCATCCGCGCGTGGCGGGCGACGTGGGCATGGCGGGCGTGGCCATCGACTCCATCTACGACATGCGCCAGCTGTTCGACGGCATCCCGCTGGACCGGATGAGCGTGTCCATGACCATGAACGGCGCGGTCCTGCCGGTCCTGGCGCTGTACATCGTCGCCGCCGAGGAGCAGGGCGTCCCGCCGGAGAAGCTGTCCGGGACCATCCAGAACGACATCCTCAAGGAGTTCATGGTCCGGAACACCTACATCTACCCGCCGCAGCCGTCGATGCGGATCATCTCCGACATCTTCGCCTACACCTCGCAGCGGATGCCGCGGTTCAACTCCATCTCCATCTCCGGCTACCACATGCAGGAGGCGGGGGCCACCGCCGACCTGGAGCTGGCGTACACGCTGGCCGACGGCGTGGAGTACATCCGCGCCGGGCAGCGCTCCGGCCTGGACGTGGACGTGTTCGCGCCGCGGCTGTCGTTCTTCTGGGCGATCGGCATGAACTTCTTCATGGAGGTCGCCAAGCTGCGCGCCGCCCGCCTGCTGTGGGCGCGGCTGGTCAGGGACCTGGGCGCGGTCCGGGACAAGTCGCTGAGCCTGCGCACCCACTCCCAGACCTCGGGCTGGTCGCTGACCGCCCAGGACGTGTTCAACAACGTGGCCCGCACCTGCGTGGAGGCGATGGCCGCCACCCAGGGCCACACCCAGTCGCTGCACACCAACGCCCTGGACGAGGCGCTGGCGCTGCCCACCGACTTCTCGGCGCGTATCGCCCGCAACACCCAGCTCCTCCTCCAGCAGGAGTCCGGCACCACCCGGTCGGTCGACCCGTGGGGCGGCAGCTACTACGTGGAGCGGCTCACGCAGGAGCTGGCGGCCAAGGCCTGGGGCCACATCACGGAGGTCGAGAAGGCGGGCGGCATGGCCGCGGCCATCGACGCGGGGCTGCCCAAGATGCGCATCGAGGAGGCGGCCGCCCGCACCCAGGCGCGCATCGACTCCGGGCGCCAGCCCGTCATCGGCGTCAACAAGTACCGGCCCGACAGCGAGCAGGCCATCGACGTCCTCAAGGTCGAGAACTCCAGGGTGCGCGCCAGCCAGCTCGACAAGCTGCGCCGCCTGCGCGCCGAACGCGACGAGAACGCGGTGCGCGCCGCCCTGGACGCCCTCACCGCGGCGGCCGGGCGCGAGTCCAGGGCCGACGCCGACCTCACCGGCAACCTGCTGGCGGCGGCCGTGGACGCGGCCCGCGCCAAGGCCACCGTCGGCGAGATCTCCGACGCGATGGAGAAGGTGTTCGGCCGCCACTCCGGTCAGATCCGTACCATCCAGGGTGTGTACCGGAACGAGGCGGCGGGCAGCGCGGACGCGGCGGATCTCATGGAGCGGGTGACCCGCCGGGTGGAGGAGTTCACCGAGGACGAGGGGCGCCGCCCCCGCATCCTGGTGGCGAAGATGGGCCAGGACGGCCACGACCGCGGCCAGAAGGTCATCGCGACGGCGTTCGCCGACCTGGGCTTCGACGTGGACGTGGGCCCGCTGTTCCAGACCCCGGAGGAGGTCGCCGTCCAGGCGGTCGAGGCCGACGTGCACGTGGTGGGGGTGTCGTCGCTGGCGGCGGGGCACCTCACGCTGGTGCCCGCGCTGCGGGAGGAGCTGGCGAAACTGGACCGCGAGGACATCATGATCGTGGTCGGCGGGGTCGTCCCCCCACAGGACTTCGACGCCCTGCGCGAGGCCGGGGCCGCGGCGATCTTCCCGCCGGGCACGGTCATCGCCGAGGCGGCCGTCGACCTGCTCGACCGGCTGGAGGCCCGGCTGGAGCAGGAGTGAGCGGCGCTCCTGGAGCAGGGCGCGCCGGCGGGGCCGCCCGGGCCGGCCGGAGTCGCGGGCGGCGTCCGGGGTACGACGGTCGGACGGGGACGCGGAACCGATGACAGACGAGGAGGCGGGCGTGCGGCGGACACGACCGCGCAGGCCGGTGGACGTGGCCGCGCTGGCCGAGGGGGTGCTGGCCGGGCACCGGCCCACCCTGGCGCGGGCGATCACCCTGGTGGAGTCGCGCCGCCCCGACCACGCCCGGGACGCCCAGGACCTGCTGGTGCGCCTGCTCCCGCACACCGGCGGCGCCCACCGGGTGGGCATCACCGGCGTGCCGGGGGTGGGCAAGTCCACGTTCATCGACGCGCTGGGCACCCGGCTGACGGGGGAGGGCCACCGGGTCGCGGTGCTGGCCGTGGACCCCTCCTCCACCCGCTCGGGCGGCAGCATCCTGGGCGACAAGACCCGGATGGCGCGCCTGGCGGTGGACCCGAACGCGTTCATCCGCCCCTCGCCGACCGCCGGGACCCTGGGCGGGGTGGCGCGGGCGACCCGGGAGACCATGCTGCTCATGGAGGCGGCCGGGTTCGACGTGGTACTGGTGGAGACCGTGGGGGTGGGCCAGTCCGAGGTGGCGGTCGCCGCGATGGTCGACTGCTTCCTGTTCCTCACCCTGGCCCGCACCGGCGACCAGCTCCAGGGCATCAAGAAGGGCGTGCTGGAGCTGGTGGACGTGGTCGCGGTCAACAAGGCCGACGGCCCGCACGCCGAGGACGCCCGCAAGGCGGCCCGGGAGCTGTCGCGGGCGCTGCGGCTGCTGCAGCCGGTCCACCCGCGGTGGCGGCCGCCGGTGCTCACGTGCAGCGGGCTCACCGGCGAGGGCCTGGGCGAGGTGTGGGACACCGTCCGCGAGCACCGCAAGGTGCTGGAGGACGACGGGGCGCTGGCCGAGCGGCGCAGCGGACAGCGGGTCAGCTGGATGTGGGACCGGGTCCGCGACCGCCTGATGGACGCGTTCCTGCGGCACCCGGAGGTGGCGGCGCGCATCCCGGAGCTGGAGCGGGAGGTGCGGTCGGGGGAGACCACGGCCACGCTCGCGGCCGACGGGCTCCTCTCGCTGTTCACCGAGAGTGATGCCGGAGGGGCGGCGGAACCGCCGGCGGAGCCCGGGGCGGGGGCCGCCGGGCGGTCCGCGGAGCCGGGCTCCGGGAGCTCCGGGAGTAATGGGTCTCATATCGTGAAATGACCTAGAGTCAACGGGCGATTTCGGGCAGGCCGCGGAGGGTTCGTGCCCCCGAGGCGAAAATTTCTTCCGAGATGCCATTCCCGAACGCCCGCGCGGCTTATACCGTGTGTGTCCAACGACTTACCGGACACGCGGACGCGCACGTTGCTTCCCTCCCCGGTCGGCCGGCCCTGTGGGAGTGGGGGCGGACCCGGTGGGCGCGGCCCGCGCGCCTGCGTATGGTTAAGCGAAGGGACCCCTCGCCTTCTCAACGTGGGGTCGGGAGGAGTGAACGTGCACAGGCTCGGACTGAGCACAAGGGTGGAAAGCCGCAGCGTCATCGTCGCGGTCGAGGGCGAGCTCGACATCGCGACCACCAACGACCTCCAGGAGCACGTCCGGTCCGCGATCGAAGACCACGGCCCGTGGCTGATCCTGGACATGTCGGGGCTCGACTTCATGGACTCGAGCGGCCTCAACGTCATCATCAACGCCTACCGCACCGTCCGCGAGCGGGACGGGGCGCTGGCGCTGGCGGCCCTCAACGAACGCGTCACCAAGGTCGTCCGCCTGGTCGGCCTGCACCGCCAGGTCCCCGTCCACCAGACGGTGGCCACCGCCGTCGCCGCCATGGAGGCGCTGGAGAAGCGCCAGGCCGGCTGACCCCGCACCGACAGCCGCACACCGACGGACCCGCACGGCCGGACGCCCCACGACGTCCGGTCGTGACGTCTGCCCGGCGTCCGTTCGGCAGGTCGCCGGTACGCGCCGCCCCGGCGGCGGTTGGCCGACCTCCCCGCGGGCACAAGGACCGGCAGGACACCACCGCGGAAGAGGGAGGTGGCGGAATGCCGGTTGTTCTGCCCCTGGAACGGATCGGCGCCGGTGACGGCGACCTGGCGGGCGGCAAGGCCGTGGGACTGGCCGGGGCGATCGCCGCCGGTGTGCGGGTCCCCGCGGGCCTCTGTGTCACCACCGAGGCCCACCGCGACGGCACCGTCCCCGCCGACGAGGTCGCCGCCGCCTACGAGGCCCTGGGCGGGGGACCGGTGGCGGTGCGCTCCAGCGCCACCGCCGAGGACCTGCCCGACGCCTCCTTCGCCGGGCAGCAGGACACCTACCTCGACGTCGAGGGGGCCGACGACCTGGTCACCGCCGTCCGCCGCTGCTGGGACTCCCTGTGGACGGACCGGGCGGTCGCCTACCGCCGCGACCGGGACATCGACGACGCGTCCGTCCACATGGCGGTGGTCGTCCAGCGCATGGTCCGGCCCCGGGCCGCCGGGGTGCTCTTCACCGCGAACCCGGTCACCGGCACCCGCGGCGAGACCGTCGTGGACGCCGTGCCCGGCCTGGGCACCGGCGTCGTGGACGGCAGCGCCGAGCCCGACCACTACACGGTCCGCCCCGACGGCGGCGTCACCGCCCCGGCCGACGGCTGCCTGTCGGTGGCCGAGGTGGAGGAGCTGCACGCGCTGGGACTGCGGCTCCAGGAGCACTTCGGGGCGCCGCAGGACGTGGAGTGGGCGATCGACGCCGACGGCGTCCTGTGGACCCTCCAGTCCAGGGCGGTCACCACGCTGTTCCCCCGGCCGCCGGAGCACCCGGACGGCCCGCGCGTGTACTTCGAGGGCGGCCACATGCAGGGCCTGCTGCGCCCCTGCACGCCCATGGGCATGTCCGGGCTCAAGGTCGCCGCCGCCGACTGGTTCCGGACGGTGGGGGTGCGGATCGACCCGTACGCGCGGACCGGCTTCCTCACCGAGATCGGCGGGCGCTTCTACCTCGACCTGACGCCCTTCGTCCGCAACCGGTGGATCCGCGGGACCCTGCCGGAGGCCGTGGAGCTGTACGGGCCGCGGGCCAGGGAGGCGGTCCGGTCCCTGCTGGACGACCCCCGGTTCGCCCCGCGCCGGATGCGGCTGCCCGGAGCGGGCGCGCTGCTCGGCGCGGTCCGCACCGCGGCCGGGGTGCTCCCGATGGCCGGCGGGCTCGCGGCCGGTACGGTCGCGGCGCTGCGGGACCCCGCCGCGGCCCGGGAGCGGATCCTGCGGGCGGGCGAGGAGGCGCGCCGGGCCGCGTCCCGCGGCCCCGGGCCCGAGGCCACCGCGCACGAGCGCCTGGAGTACGCCGAGCACGTCCAGGCACCCGTGCTGGCCGAGTTCATGACACCGATGCTGGGGCCGCTGTACGTCGGCATCCTCGCCGGGCGCATCCCCGAGGGGCTGCTGCGGGGCATCGCGACCCCGGCGGAGGTGGCCGCCGTCCTGCGGGGCATGCCCCACAACGTCACCACCACCATGGACCTGGAGCTGTGGGGTGTCGCGCGGGCCGCGGCCGCGCACCGGGAGGTCTTCGCCGACACCCCGCCGGAGCGGCTGGCGGAGCTGTACGCGTCCGGGGACCTGCCCGACATCGGCCTGGGCGCCTTCCTGGAGCGGTACGGCCACCGGGCGGCGGCCGAGGTCGACCTCGGCGTCCCCCGCTGGTCGGAGGACCCGGCGCCGCTGTTCGCCGCGATCGCCGGGTACCTGCGGGTGGACGACCGGGACCAGGCCCCGGACCGGAGGTTCGAGCGCGCGGCCGCGGAGGCCGAGCGCACGCGGGCCGGACTCGTGGCCCGTGCGCGCGCGAGCCGCCCGGTGCGCGCCCGGGTCGCCGACCTCCTCTTCGACCGGGCCCGCGCGCTCGGCGGGATGCGCGAGTACCCCAAGTTCGTGTGGCTGTACGCCATCGCGGCGAGCCGCCGGGAACTGCTCGCCGTGGGGGAGGAGCTCGTCGGGCAGGGGCGCCTGGAGCGCCCCGACGACATCATGTTCGTCGACTTCCGGGAGGCGCGGGACCTGCTGGACGGCGAGGACCTGCGCGGTGTGATCGCCGAGCGGAGGGGGTTCCACCGCCGCGAGCAGCGGCGCCGCCGGGTGCCGCCGGTCCTGCTGTCGGACGGCACCGACGTGGAGGTGACGCTGCCGCCCGATGCGGGGGCGGACGGGCCGGGGGTCCTGACCGGGGTGGCGGCCTCGCCGGGCGAGGCCACCGGGCGCGCCCGGGTGGTCCACGACCCGGCGGGCGCGTCGATCGAGCCGGGGGACATCCTCGTCGCCCCGACCACCGACCCCGGGTGGACGCCGCTGTTCATGACGGCGGGCGGTGTGGTCGTGGAGACCGGCTCGACGGTCGCGCACGGGCCGACCGTCGCCCGGGAGTACGGCATCCCCTGCGTGATCTGCGTCCCTGGGGTGACGGAGAAGGTGCCCGACGGAGCGGTGATCACCATCGACGGCTCCGCGGGGGTCATCCGTTTGGAGGGGGACCGGGAGGCCGCCGACACCTGACCCCGCGGGGGCGCGTACGCGTGCGGCGCGGCCGGGGACCGGCCGCGCCGCGGTGCGCTCACGGGGGGCTCAGTCGCCTCCTCCTCCTCCTCCTCCTCCTCCGCCGCCCCCGCCGTCACCGCCGCCTCCGCCGGAGTCGCCGCCGCCCCAGCCGCCGCCACCGGAGTCGCCCCCGAACAGGCCGCCCCAGAAGCCGCCGCCGGAGGAGCCCGAGGAGCCGTGGGAGGGCGCGGCACCGGGGTCGCCCGGCTGGCCGTGCGCGGGCGGGGCCCCGGGGCCGTCGGAGCGGTGCCCGTGGTCGCCCGCGTAGTGGGCCGGAGCGGCGGTGTCGGCGCCCGTCGGGACGTACCCGTCACCGCCGTGGCCGCCGCGGGCGGGGACCGGGCGCGCCGGGGTCCGGGCGCGCCACAGCGCCAGGACCAGGCAGAGCAGGGCGCCGGTCGTCAGCAGGCCGATCAGCACCCCCTGGACCAGGCCGATCAGGGGCAGGACCGCCAGCGGGTCGGTGACGGCGTGCGGGAACACCGCCCACACCACCTGGAAGAGGGCGGTGAACAGGCCGGTGCAGAGGAACAGCACGGCCGAGGTGCGGACCAGGCCGGGAGCGGCCGCGTTCCGGGCGCGGATCAGGGCGACGGCCGCGATCGCGAACAGCGGCAGGGAGAAGATCAGCGTGTTGGTCAGGATGCCGACGATGACGCCGGGGTCGCTCAAGGGCACGGTCGCCTCCTAACGGCGGGGGTACGGGTGGGGGGCGGGGTGCGCGGGGGCCTTCGTCACGGCGAGGACGAGGGTGAGGGCCCCGCCGGCGAACACCAGCGGGGGCACCGCGCCCAGCAGGCCCAGCACGGGGGCGTGGGCGAGCGGGAACGTCGGGGCGAAGAGGGTGAGGACCTGGTAGCCCCCCGTCAGGAGCCCGCCCACCGCGACCAGGACGCCGCCGACCATGGCGGTCGTCCGGCGGTCCGGGGCCAGGCGGGGTGCTGCGGCCATCGCCGCGACGCCCAGGGCGATCTCGACGAGTACGAACAGCAGCGAGGGCAGCAGGGACACCAGGGGTGTCAGGTCGGGTGCCGAGATCATCGGGGTCCTTCCGTGGAGGGGGCGGCGTTCGGCTGCCACCGGCCCGGGGCGGCGGGGGGAGCGGGGGGCGCGGGCGGACCCTGCGGCCCGTCCTTGAACTTCCGGGCGCTCAGCACCGCGACCAGCAGCAGGGCCAGGCCGCCCGCGCCGAGGGCGCCGCTGCCGAGGAAGACGGTCTCCATGACGCCGGGGCGGACGGGCAGGAAGCCGGGGTCGAAGAAGGGGTCGGGCGAGAGGAAGAACCTCAGGTAGATCTGCCAGCCGGTCGTGACCAGCCCGGACAGGATCAGCAGCACCCCGCCCGCGGCGGCGGCCCCCTTGCCGGAGGGGGCGCCGAAGGAGCGGATCAGGGCGATGGCGCCGACCACGACGGGCGGCAGACAGGCGAAGAGGAAGGTGGCGATGAGGCCGATCATGTCCGTGTCGTCTCCGGGTCTCGTGGGCGGTCAGCGGGGGGTGTGCGGGGGGCGCGGTCCGTCCTGGCCGGGGCCGCCCGGTCGGGGCCCGGGACCCTGCGGCCCGCCCTGCGGAGGGCCGGTCCGCGGTCCCGCGTGGGGTGCGGGCGCGCCCTGCGGCCCGCCCTGGTACGGCCCGGCCTGGTGCGCGCCCTGCGGGACCCCGTAGGGCGCGTGCTGCGCCGGGACGGCGCGGGGGCGCGGACGGCGCTTGGTCGCGGCGATGGCCACCAGCAGCAGGCCGGTCGCCCGGAGGAGGTCGGAGAGCCCCTCGAGCACGTCGAGGACGATGTTCGCGGTCCGCCCGCCGTTCAGGGCGCTCGCGGCCTCGTGGATCGAGCCGCCCCCGAGGATGAGCACCAGGGTGAGGCCCGAGCCCACCAGCAGCAGGCCGCCGCCGACGACGGTGAGCGCCCGCCGCCCGTAGGGGGCGGTGAACCCGATGACCAGGGCCGCGAGGCTCAGGAGCAGCGAGACCACGGGGAAGACGAGGAAGAGTGGATTGAAGCCCACGGTTCTCCTTCGGGAAGCGGGGTCCGGGGGACGGTCGCGAGGACGGGGCGGTTTCCCCGTGACCTGGTAGACGCCGGATCCGCCACCCCGGTTTCGCATGTCGGGGGGTCTCTACTCTGGTGCCCGGAACGGGCATTGCGCCAGGGTGGTGTCGTGCGTAACATCTCATCGAATCGCTTCGACAACGGACGGGACGGCACCGTGCGGATCTCCGATGTGGCCCGGCACGCCGGTGTGTCGCCCAGCACGGTCTCCTATGTCCTCAGCGGGAAGCGCTCGATCTCCGAGACCACCCGCCGCCGGGTGCTCGACAGCATCGACGCCCTGGGCTACCGCCCGCACGCGGGCGCCCGGTCCCTGGCCAGCCGCCGCAGCAACGTCCTGGCGCTGGTCGTCCCCCTGCGCGAGGACGTGCACGTCCCCGTCGCGATGCGGTTCGCGGTCTCGGTGGTCACCGCCGCCCGCGCCCACGACCACGACGTCCTCCTGCTCACCCAGGGGGAGGGCCCGGCGGGCCTGCACCGGGTGGCGGGCAGCGCCATGGTGGACGGGATCGTCGTCATGGACGTGGAGACCGACGACGCCCGCGTCCCCGTGCTGCGCTCCCTGGACCTGCCCTCGGTCCTCATCGGCGTCCCCGCCGACACCGAGGGCCTGACCTGCGTCGACCTGGACTTCGCGGCGGCGGGCGCCGCCTGCGTGCACCACCTGGCCGACCTGGGGCACCGCGACATCGCCTTCGTCGGCCAGCCCGCCTCGGTGTACGAGCGCCGCACCGGGTTCGCCGAGCGCACCCTCACCGGGTTCGAGGCCGCCGCCCTCGAACGCGGCGTCCGGGCCACCTCCCACCCCTGCGACCCGGCGGGCGCCCGGGAGCTGGTGGCCGGACTGGTCCGGGACCGGCCCGGGCTCACCGGCCTCATCGTCCACAACGAGGCCTCGCTCGCCCCGCTGCTGGACGCTTTCGCCGACCACGGCCGGGTGCCGCCGGAGATCTCCGTGGTCGCCCTGGGGTCGCTGCCGCCGGGGGCGCCGGACCTGACCCGGGTGGAGCTGCCCGCCGAGGAGCTGGGCGCCCGCGCGGTGTCCCTGCTCATGGACCTGATCGACGACCCCGGACGGGCCGAGGTCACCCTGCTGGAGCCGCGGGTCGTCCCGGGCCGGAGCACGGCACCGCCGACGGGCTGACCCCGCCGGGCGCGGGCCGTCCGGCGTTCCGCCGCACGTGTCGTCGAAGCGCTTCGACTGACACGTGCACGAACACACACCGATCGTGACCGCGCCGACCGTGCGGTCCCACCCCCCGACCGGAAGGACGAGACATGTTCAACGAGATCGAGGACGGCGTCGAGTGGCGGGGCGGCCACCAGGTCGTCCGGGTCCGGGCCTGGGGCGCCGACGGCCTGCGCGTCCAGGCCGGGCTGTCCGTCCTGCGGGAGGACCTGCCCGGCGCGCTGGACGCGCCCCCGCCCACCGGTGACGCCCCCCGGCCGACCCTGGACGGCGACCGGGCGCTGCTGGTCAACGGCGCGATCGCCGCCGAGATCGACGCCTCCGGCATGCTCCGCTTCCTGCGGGTGGAGGACGGGGTGCCCGGCGAGGAGCTGCTCGCCGAGGAGCGCGCCCACTTCTGGTGGCCGGGCCCGCGCGTGTACTCCTCCACCGGCAACGGCTACTACCGGATCGAGCAGCGGTTCCGTGCCTACGACGGGGAGCGCCTGTACGGGCTGGGCCAGCACACCCACGGCCTGTTCGACCACAAAGGCGCGGTGGTGGACCTGGTGCAGCGCAACGCGGAGGTGACCGTCCCCTTCGTCGTCTCCTCCCGCGGCTACGGGCTGCTGTGGAACAGCCCGGCGGTGGGCCGGGTGGAGTTCGCCGCCAACGGCACCCGGTGGGCGGCCGACAGCGCCCGCCAGATCGACTACTGGATCACGGCCGGGCCCGAGCCGGCGGCGGTCCTGGAGCGCTACGCCGACGCCACCGGCCACACCCCGATGCTCCCGGAGTTCGCCTCCGGGTTCTGGCAGTGCAAGCTGCGCTACCGCACCCAGGAGGAGCTGCTGGAGGTCGCCCGGGGGTACCGCGACCGGGGGCTCCCGCTGTCGGTCATCGTCGCGGACTTCTTCCACTGGACCCACCTGGGCGACTGGAGGTTCGACCCGGCCGAGTGGCCCGACCCCGCGGCGATGGTCGAGGAGCTGCGGGAGATGGGGGTGGAGCTGATGGTGTCGGTGTGGCCGTCGGTGAGCCCGCTCAGCGAGAACTACAAGCCGATGCTGGCGGCCGGTCACCTGGTGGCCACCGAGCAGGGGCCGCCGGTGCACGCCGACTGGGCCGACAAGGGCGTGGACGCCCACGTGCAGGTGTCGTTCTACGACCCCACCAAGCCGGAGGCCCGCGCCTACCTGTGGGAGCGGATCCGCGAGAACTACCACTCCCTCGGCATCCGGGTGTGGTGGCTGGACGCCTGTGAACCCGAGCTCAAGCCCGGCCACCCCGGCAACCTGCGCTACCACGCGGGCCCGGGCGCCGAGGTCGGCAACATCTACCCCCGCGAGCACGCCCGCGCCTTCCACGAGGGGATGCTCGCCGCGGGCGAGGAGGAGGTGATCACCCTGTGCCGCTCGGCCTGGGCGGGCTCCCAGCGGTACGGGGCGGCCCTGTGGTCGGGGGACATCGCCCCGACCTTCGCGTCCCTGCGGGCCCAGGTCCGCGCCGGGCTGAACGTGGCGATGTCGGGGATCCCCTGGTGGACCACGGACGTCGGCGGGTTCCACGGCGGCGACCAGGACGACCCGGAGTACCGGGAGCTGCTGGTGCGCTGGTTCCAGTACGGGGTGTTCTGCCCGCTGCTGCGGCTGCACGGGTACCGCGAGCCCTTCTCGCACGCCCTGTACCCGGAGATGACGGGCGGCCCCAACGAGGTGTGGTCCTACGGGGAGGAGGTGTACGGGCGGCTGCGGGAGCTGCTGTTCCTGCGCGAGCGGCTGCGCCCCTACGTCATGGAGCAGATGCGCGTCGCCCACGAGCGCGGGCTGCCGCCGATGCGCCCGCTCTTCGTCGACCACCCCGGCGACCCGCGCGCCTGGGAGGTCGGCGACGCCTTCCTGTTCGGCCCGGACCTGCTGGTCGCCCCGGTCACCGAGTACGGGGCCCGCTCGCGGCGCGTGTACCTGCCGCAGGGCACCGACTGGACGGATCCCTGGACGGGGGAGACGCACCCGGGCGGCGCGGAGATCGTCCTGGACGCCCCGCTGGACCGGGCCCCGGTCCTGGTCCGGAAGGGGGCCAAGGTGCCGATCACCGGGTGACCGCCGTCACGTCCGCGCAGGAATTTCCGGCGGGGGTCCCTCGTTGCACCCCGTGTGGGACGGTGCGGTAGAAAGTGTCCCCCGGGCTCAACCGAAGCCTTCACGGAATACCGCGCCCTCGGGCGGCCTCGGAGCCGTGTTGTGCACTCCGCCGTGAGGCGACCGCCGCACCGTCCCGCACAGACGGGGGACGGCCCCGCCGGGCACACGCCCGGCGGGGCCGTCGTCGTTTCCGGGCCGGTCCGCCGGCCCCGGCTCAGCGCACGCCCAGCAGGTGCTCCAGGGCGAGCTGGTCCAGCCGCTCGAAGTGGTAGCCGCGCCCGCCGGCCGCGTCCGCGTCGAACTCCTCGGCCAGCAGTTCCGCCAGGCTCTCGCCCTCGCCCAGCGTGGGCACCGCCAGCTCCGGCACCCGCGACTCCTCCAGGG is a window of Nocardiopsis changdeensis DNA encoding:
- the scpA gene encoding methylmalonyl-CoA mutase, with protein sequence MIPDLSTVAPGEPEPSGDGAAWAAAVEAATGKAPDALEWETPEGIAVKPLYTPADRAGLDFVDGLPGIPPYLRGPYPTMYVNQPWTIRQYAGFSTAEESNAFYRRNLAAGQKGLSVAFDLATHRGYDSDHPRVAGDVGMAGVAIDSIYDMRQLFDGIPLDRMSVSMTMNGAVLPVLALYIVAAEEQGVPPEKLSGTIQNDILKEFMVRNTYIYPPQPSMRIISDIFAYTSQRMPRFNSISISGYHMQEAGATADLELAYTLADGVEYIRAGQRSGLDVDVFAPRLSFFWAIGMNFFMEVAKLRAARLLWARLVRDLGAVRDKSLSLRTHSQTSGWSLTAQDVFNNVARTCVEAMAATQGHTQSLHTNALDEALALPTDFSARIARNTQLLLQQESGTTRSVDPWGGSYYVERLTQELAAKAWGHITEVEKAGGMAAAIDAGLPKMRIEEAAARTQARIDSGRQPVIGVNKYRPDSEQAIDVLKVENSRVRASQLDKLRRLRAERDENAVRAALDALTAAAGRESRADADLTGNLLAAAVDAARAKATVGEISDAMEKVFGRHSGQIRTIQGVYRNEAAGSADAADLMERVTRRVEEFTEDEGRRPRILVAKMGQDGHDRGQKVIATAFADLGFDVDVGPLFQTPEEVAVQAVEADVHVVGVSSLAAGHLTLVPALREELAKLDREDIMIVVGGVVPPQDFDALREAGAAAIFPPGTVIAEAAVDLLDRLEARLEQE
- the meaB gene encoding methylmalonyl Co-A mutase-associated GTPase MeaB, translated to MTDEEAGVRRTRPRRPVDVAALAEGVLAGHRPTLARAITLVESRRPDHARDAQDLLVRLLPHTGGAHRVGITGVPGVGKSTFIDALGTRLTGEGHRVAVLAVDPSSTRSGGSILGDKTRMARLAVDPNAFIRPSPTAGTLGGVARATRETMLLMEAAGFDVVLVETVGVGQSEVAVAAMVDCFLFLTLARTGDQLQGIKKGVLELVDVVAVNKADGPHAEDARKAARELSRALRLLQPVHPRWRPPVLTCSGLTGEGLGEVWDTVREHRKVLEDDGALAERRSGQRVSWMWDRVRDRLMDAFLRHPEVAARIPELEREVRSGETTATLAADGLLSLFTESDAGGAAEPPAEPGAGAAGRSAEPGSGSSGSNGSHIVK
- a CDS encoding STAS domain-containing protein; protein product: MHRLGLSTRVESRSVIVAVEGELDIATTNDLQEHVRSAIEDHGPWLILDMSGLDFMDSSGLNVIINAYRTVRERDGALALAALNERVTKVVRLVGLHRQVPVHQTVATAVAAMEALEKRQAG
- a CDS encoding PEP/pyruvate-binding domain-containing protein → MPVVLPLERIGAGDGDLAGGKAVGLAGAIAAGVRVPAGLCVTTEAHRDGTVPADEVAAAYEALGGGPVAVRSSATAEDLPDASFAGQQDTYLDVEGADDLVTAVRRCWDSLWTDRAVAYRRDRDIDDASVHMAVVVQRMVRPRAAGVLFTANPVTGTRGETVVDAVPGLGTGVVDGSAEPDHYTVRPDGGVTAPADGCLSVAEVEELHALGLRLQEHFGAPQDVEWAIDADGVLWTLQSRAVTTLFPRPPEHPDGPRVYFEGGHMQGLLRPCTPMGMSGLKVAAADWFRTVGVRIDPYARTGFLTEIGGRFYLDLTPFVRNRWIRGTLPEAVELYGPRAREAVRSLLDDPRFAPRRMRLPGAGALLGAVRTAAGVLPMAGGLAAGTVAALRDPAAARERILRAGEEARRAASRGPGPEATAHERLEYAEHVQAPVLAEFMTPMLGPLYVGILAGRIPEGLLRGIATPAEVAAVLRGMPHNVTTTMDLELWGVARAAAAHREVFADTPPERLAELYASGDLPDIGLGAFLERYGHRAAAEVDLGVPRWSEDPAPLFAAIAGYLRVDDRDQAPDRRFERAAAEAERTRAGLVARARASRPVRARVADLLFDRARALGGMREYPKFVWLYAIAASRRELLAVGEELVGQGRLERPDDIMFVDFREARDLLDGEDLRGVIAERRGFHRREQRRRRVPPVLLSDGTDVEVTLPPDAGADGPGVLTGVAASPGEATGRARVVHDPAGASIEPGDILVAPTTDPGWTPLFMTAGGVVVETGSTVAHGPTVAREYGIPCVICVPGVTEKVPDGAVITIDGSAGVIRLEGDREAADT
- a CDS encoding LacI family DNA-binding transcriptional regulator, with product MRISDVARHAGVSPSTVSYVLSGKRSISETTRRRVLDSIDALGYRPHAGARSLASRRSNVLALVVPLREDVHVPVAMRFAVSVVTAARAHDHDVLLLTQGEGPAGLHRVAGSAMVDGIVVMDVETDDARVPVLRSLDLPSVLIGVPADTEGLTCVDLDFAAAGAACVHHLADLGHRDIAFVGQPASVYERRTGFAERTLTGFEAAALERGVRATSHPCDPAGARELVAGLVRDRPGLTGLIVHNEASLAPLLDAFADHGRVPPEISVVALGSLPPGAPDLTRVELPAEELGARAVSLLMDLIDDPGRAEVTLLEPRVVPGRSTAPPTG